Proteins from one Helicobacter ganmani genomic window:
- the nrfH gene encoding cytochrome c nitrite reductase small subunit: MNGKEPKKPLSFVALLLGVLCLFACIIGLYTFYNAKGMSYFSNESEACNNCHIMNDVYNDWLKSSHSKKIAGKPRATCNDCHLPHSFVEKWIAKAESGIGHAYAFTFKLDVLPTNLSATQKSKGMIQDNCVRCHSEMVSNVVNPTTNPHGNESLSCVSCHTGVGHKRGF; encoded by the coding sequence TTGAACGGTAAAGAACCTAAAAAACCGCTCTCATTTGTCGCTTTGTTGTTAGGGGTTTTGTGTCTATTTGCTTGTATTATAGGGCTATATACTTTCTATAATGCAAAAGGTATGTCATATTTCAGCAATGAAAGTGAAGCTTGTAATAATTGCCATATTATGAATGATGTTTATAATGATTGGTTGAAAAGCTCGCATTCAAAAAAGATTGCTGGAAAACCACGTGCAACTTGTAATGATTGCCATTTACCGCATAGTTTTGTAGAGAAGTGGATTGCAAAAGCGGAAAGTGGAATAGGGCACGCGTATGCATTTACCTTTAAACTAGATGTGTTGCCAACAAATTTGAGTGCAACACAAAAATCTAAAGGAATGATTCAAGATAATTGCGTGCGTTGCCATAGCGAAATGGTGAGTAATGTCGTGAATCCTACGACTAATCCACACGGGAATGAGTCTCTTAGTTGTGTTTCTTGCCATACAGGCGTAGGACATAAACGAGGTTTTTAA
- a CDS encoding class II fructose-bisphosphate aldolase, translated as MLVCGNTILEKANKGNYGVGAFNFVNYEMLSAIFEAANLKNSPIIVQASEGAIKYLGIEMAVGMVEILSKTYPHIPVALHLDHGTSFESCVKAIRAGFTSVMIDASHHCFEENLKETKKVVEVAHIAGVSVEAELGRLMGIEDNISVDAKDACLVNPNEAEEFVKESKVDFLAPAIGTSHGAFKFKGEPKLDFDRLIEVKRRTKIPLVLHGASAIPQNVSEAFLASGGDLKGSKGVPFAFLQEAVKGGINKINTDTDLRIAFMSEVRRVANEDKTQFDLRKFFAPAKAFMVQVIAERMDILGSSNKI; from the coding sequence ATGTTAGTTTGTGGAAATACAATTTTAGAAAAGGCAAATAAGGGAAATTATGGCGTAGGTGCTTTTAACTTTGTAAATTATGAAATGCTAAGTGCGATTTTTGAAGCAGCGAATCTTAAAAATTCTCCCATTATTGTGCAAGCAAGTGAGGGTGCAATTAAATATTTGGGCATTGAAATGGCAGTAGGAATGGTGGAGATTCTCTCTAAAACTTATCCACATATTCCTGTAGCATTGCATTTAGACCACGGAACAAGTTTTGAATCTTGTGTGAAAGCAATCCGCGCAGGATTCACTTCCGTAATGATCGACGCAAGTCATCATTGTTTTGAGGAAAATTTAAAAGAAACCAAAAAAGTTGTGGAGGTTGCACACATTGCAGGTGTAAGTGTAGAGGCAGAGCTTGGACGCTTAATGGGGATTGAGGATAATATCTCCGTAGATGCAAAAGATGCGTGTTTGGTAAATCCCAATGAAGCAGAAGAGTTTGTAAAAGAATCCAAAGTAGATTTTTTAGCTCCAGCCATTGGCACAAGCCACGGAGCTTTTAAGTTTAAAGGTGAGCCAAAATTAGACTTTGACCGCTTGATTGAAGTAAAAAGACGCACAAAGATTCCATTAGTTTTACACGGAGCAAGTGCGATTCCACAAAATGTCAGCGAAGCATTTTTGGCAAGTGGAGGGGATTTAAAAGGAAGTAAGGGCGTGCCTTTTGCATTTTTGCAAGAAGCGGTAAAGGGCGGGATTAACAAAATCAATACCGACACAGACCTAAGAATTGCATTTATGTCTGAAGTGCGACGCGTAGCAAATGAGGATAAAACACAATTTGACTTAAGAAAGTTTTTCGCTCCTGCAAAGGCATTTATGGTGCAAGTGATTGCGGAGCGTATGGACATTTTAGGAAGTTCTAATAAAATTTAA
- the exbB gene encoding TonB-system energizer ExbB, whose product MEILKSYVDILIFTILGLMAFIALWCVIERLLFFRKLELKNFNTQENFEAAITENLTTLHIIYSNAPYVGLLGTVIGIMITFYDMGLSGNIDVKSIVMGLSLALKATALGLLVAIPSLISYNALFRKVSLLNNDYKANTKNPRC is encoded by the coding sequence ATGGAAATTCTTAAATCCTATGTGGATATTCTCATCTTTACAATTCTTGGATTAATGGCATTTATAGCTCTTTGGTGCGTGATTGAGAGGCTATTGTTTTTTAGAAAACTTGAGCTAAAAAACTTCAACACTCAAGAAAACTTTGAAGCAGCCATTACAGAAAATCTAACAACATTGCATATTATTTATTCTAATGCTCCTTATGTTGGACTGCTTGGCACGGTGATTGGCATTATGATTACCTTTTACGATATGGGGCTTAGTGGAAATATTGATGTCAAATCCATTGTAATGGGGCTTTCTTTGGCATTAAAAGCCACTGCACTTGGGCTACTTGTTGCGATTCCATCTCTTATTAGCTACAACGCACTTTTTAGAAAAGTCAGCCTCTTAAACAATGATTATAAAGCAAATACAAAGAATCCACGATGTTAA
- a CDS encoding anaerobic C4-dicarboxylate transporter, whose protein sequence is MEMLMLILQVIVLLGAIFVGIRLGGIGIGYAGGLGVVILGLCLGMKPGAIPWDVILIIMSVIAAISAMQLAGGLDYLVQIAERILRSNPKYINYLAPTVTYFLTILAGTGHTAFSMIPVIVEVAKEQNIKPSAPLSIAVVASQIAITASPVSAAVVYMTGALEPLGWSYPLLLAIWIPTTFIGCMLTAFVVTMFSNLDLSSDPVYQDRLAKGLVKPAVGAQNMQLKEGAKLSVGIFLIGVLAVVLYATAISKIGGKPVFIENVVVPRDAAIMSFMLGVATFITILCKIEVGKIADSSVFKSGMIACVCVLGVAWLGNTFVDGYKTQIGELSSDLVKQIPALLAVAYFFAATLLYSQAATAKAITPVVITALGISVANPGDSYMIVASFAAVSALFVLPTYPTLLGAVQMDDTGSTRIGHYIFNHAFLIPGVLAIAFSVILGFVAVAFV, encoded by the coding sequence ATGGAAATGTTAATGCTTATTCTGCAAGTGATTGTGCTGCTTGGCGCGATTTTTGTAGGGATTAGACTTGGAGGGATTGGAATCGGTTATGCCGGTGGTTTAGGTGTTGTGATTTTAGGGCTTTGCCTTGGTATGAAGCCTGGTGCGATTCCATGGGATGTTATCTTGATTATTATGTCTGTTATTGCAGCAATTTCTGCAATGCAGCTTGCAGGAGGCTTAGATTATTTAGTGCAAATTGCAGAGAGAATCTTGCGTTCCAATCCAAAATATATCAACTATCTTGCTCCAACCGTTACTTACTTCTTGACAATTTTGGCGGGGACTGGGCACACTGCATTTTCTATGATTCCTGTTATCGTGGAAGTAGCAAAAGAGCAAAATATTAAACCTTCTGCACCGCTTTCTATTGCGGTAGTTGCAAGTCAAATCGCAATTACTGCAAGCCCTGTAAGTGCGGCAGTTGTATATATGACCGGTGCGCTAGAGCCACTTGGTTGGAGTTATCCACTTCTTTTGGCTATTTGGATTCCAACTACATTTATTGGTTGTATGCTAACAGCGTTTGTGGTTACAATGTTCTCAAATCTTGACTTGAGTTCAGACCCTGTATATCAAGATAGATTAGCAAAAGGTTTAGTAAAACCAGCAGTAGGTGCGCAAAATATGCAACTTAAAGAAGGTGCAAAACTTTCTGTTGGGATTTTCCTTATTGGCGTTTTGGCTGTTGTTTTGTATGCGACTGCAATTTCAAAAATTGGTGGCAAACCTGTCTTTATTGAAAATGTTGTCGTGCCTAGAGATGCAGCGATTATGAGTTTTATGCTCGGGGTAGCGACTTTTATCACCATTCTTTGCAAAATTGAAGTAGGTAAAATTGCAGATTCGAGCGTATTTAAATCTGGTATGATTGCGTGTGTGTGCGTGCTTGGTGTTGCTTGGCTTGGAAATACATTTGTAGATGGTTATAAAACACAAATTGGTGAATTGTCTAGCGATTTGGTTAAACAGATTCCAGCTTTATTGGCAGTTGCTTATTTCTTTGCGGCTACCTTGTTGTATTCTCAAGCAGCCACTGCAAAAGCAATTACACCTGTGGTGATTACAGCTCTAGGTATTAGTGTTGCAAATCCGGGCGATTCTTATATGATTGTTGCTTCTTTTGCTGCGGTTTCTGCTTTGTTTGTATTGCCAACTTATCCTACATTACTTGGTGCGGTGCAAATGGACGATACAGGTTCAACAAGAATCGGGCATTATATCTTTAACCACGCATTCTTGATTCCCGGCGTTTTAGCGATTGCCTTTAGCGTTATCTTAGGATTCGTTGCAGTTGCTTTTGTATAA
- a CDS encoding aspartate ammonia-lyase has translation MGTRKEHDFIGELEIDDSVYYGVQTFRAVENFKMTGRTLKNYPFFVKAFAQIKKAAALANKEVGVLDAQKADAIAKAADRLINGEFIDQFVVDMMQGGAGTSTNMNVNEVITNIALESMGHKKGEYQYLHPNDHTNLGQSTNDTYPSSIKVATHEKLGHLLEAMEELKKELEKKAKEWKDIIKMGRTELEDAVPTTLGNTFNAFASYIKSDIAKIKAARESMAVLNMGATAIGTGINCHPDYKFVVEKKLKEITGVEFKPAEDFIAATQDTADFVHVSGALKTAAVRLSKIANDIRLMNSGPRCGLGEVNLPKMQPGSSIMPGKVNPVICEVVGEACYEVIGNDVTIMLCSERGEFELNAFEPGIAYALFNSVIVLENAMRTLAQKAIKDLTANPEACKNAVLNSIGIVTAFNPVLGYEKSASMAKEALQTGKSVADICLERGYLPKEEIDKILDPKNMLNPQMKSKK, from the coding sequence ATGGGAACTAGAAAAGAACATGACTTCATTGGTGAGTTAGAAATTGACGATTCTGTGTATTATGGAGTGCAGACTTTTAGAGCTGTGGAAAACTTCAAAATGACTGGAAGAACGCTCAAAAACTATCCTTTTTTTGTCAAGGCGTTTGCACAAATTAAAAAAGCAGCTGCATTAGCAAACAAAGAAGTAGGAGTGCTTGATGCACAAAAAGCAGATGCAATTGCAAAAGCCGCGGATAGATTGATTAATGGTGAATTTATTGACCAATTTGTCGTGGATATGATGCAAGGAGGTGCTGGAACATCTACTAATATGAATGTTAATGAAGTCATTACTAACATTGCATTGGAAAGTATGGGACATAAAAAGGGAGAATATCAATATCTTCACCCTAATGACCATACCAATTTGGGACAATCCACGAATGATACCTATCCAAGCTCTATCAAAGTTGCAACTCACGAGAAATTAGGACATTTACTTGAGGCAATGGAAGAGCTTAAAAAAGAGCTTGAGAAAAAAGCAAAAGAATGGAAAGATATTATCAAAATGGGACGCACAGAGTTAGAAGATGCTGTACCAACAACACTTGGAAATACATTTAATGCGTTTGCAAGTTATATCAAAAGTGATATTGCAAAAATCAAAGCAGCAAGAGAATCTATGGCGGTGCTTAATATGGGTGCAACTGCGATTGGAACAGGAATCAACTGCCACCCAGATTATAAATTTGTCGTAGAGAAAAAACTAAAAGAAATCACAGGAGTAGAATTTAAGCCTGCAGAGGACTTTATCGCTGCGACACAAGATACTGCGGATTTCGTGCATGTCAGCGGCGCACTAAAAACTGCTGCAGTGAGACTTTCTAAAATTGCAAACGATATAAGATTAATGAATAGCGGTCCTAGATGCGGACTTGGCGAAGTGAATTTGCCAAAAATGCAGCCCGGAAGCTCTATTATGCCCGGCAAAGTGAATCCTGTAATTTGCGAAGTTGTGGGAGAGGCTTGCTATGAAGTCATCGGAAATGATGTAACGATTATGCTTTGTAGTGAAAGAGGAGAGTTTGAGTTAAATGCGTTTGAGCCCGGTATTGCCTACGCACTTTTTAATTCTGTAATAGTTTTGGAAAATGCAATGAGAACTTTAGCTCAAAAGGCTATCAAAGATTTGACTGCAAATCCGGAAGCTTGCAAAAATGCAGTGCTTAATTCTATTGGAATCGTAACAGCGTTTAACCCTGTGTTGGGCTATGAAAAATCCGCTAGTATGGCAAAAGAAGCGTTGCAGACAGGCAAATCAGTAGCGGATATTTGCTTGGAGAGAGGATATTTACCAAAAGAAGAGATTGATAAAATCTTAGACCCAAAAAATATGCTAAATCCACAAATGAAATCAAAAAAATAA
- a CDS encoding energy transducer TonB: MNALSTHKAQAFYLTTLCFLPLVIGFFNYFLIFKINPKNQENFTLSMQQFIAQSYIAHPQQSAQQPYMENKKPIPKKHKIHKKHKHIRDKSFSQNQTTTQPQNNTNPVSPSNTSGTETQFFSYGKDNNPFLKAVKLAIDSATTYPRQARKIRIQGKVLVEFLWTQQKQLKDLKIIKSSGYEILDKNTLQTIQRASVDFPVYTNNVRLQIPIIYQLKD; this comes from the coding sequence ATGAATGCACTTTCAACTCACAAAGCCCAAGCTTTTTATTTAACAACTCTTTGTTTTCTACCTTTAGTCATAGGATTTTTTAACTACTTCCTAATTTTTAAAATTAATCCTAAAAATCAAGAAAATTTTACGCTTAGTATGCAACAATTTATTGCACAATCCTATATTGCTCACCCTCAACAATCCGCACAACAACCATATATGGAAAACAAGAAACCGATTCCAAAAAAACACAAAATACATAAAAAACACAAACACATAAGAGACAAATCATTTTCTCAAAACCAAACAACCACTCAACCTCAAAACAACACAAACCCCGTATCTCCTTCAAATACAAGCGGAACAGAAACGCAATTTTTCTCCTATGGCAAAGACAATAATCCTTTTTTAAAAGCTGTAAAATTAGCGATTGATAGTGCCACCACTTATCCAAGACAAGCAAGAAAAATACGCATACAAGGAAAGGTTTTGGTGGAATTCCTATGGACCCAACAAAAACAATTAAAGGATTTAAAAATTATTAAAAGTTCAGGATATGAGATTTTGGATAAAAATACGCTCCAAACCATACAAAGAGCTTCGGTTGATTTTCCAGTTTATACAAATAATGTGCGCTTGCAGATTCCTATTATTTATCAGTTAAAAGATTAA
- a CDS encoding peptidyl-prolyl cis-trans isomerase, with amino-acid sequence MKKILMGSMVAFALLQGVSFAKDYAKVNGKSITEKDIAPLMRSLPGVAFEQLPEDAKTQIINQAVERKLLIEQAKKDKIQSSKEYKDALVAMEEELTLEVWTRKQIEKIKVTDSEITQFYNQNKTKFVQPEMVKASHILVASENDAKAIIAELKKAGKNTSARFNEIIREKMQNGSAKDGGNLGYFAKNQMVPEFANAAFKLNKGTYTATPVKTQFGYHVIYVEDKKSSGTLSLNDIKGQIEQNLKIKKLQENIKKEGESLRKKAKVEIFK; translated from the coding sequence ATGAAAAAAATTCTTATGGGTTCTATGGTGGCATTTGCTTTGTTGCAAGGTGTAAGTTTTGCAAAAGATTATGCAAAAGTAAATGGAAAGTCTATTACTGAAAAAGATATTGCGCCTTTAATGCGTTCTTTACCCGGTGTGGCGTTTGAGCAATTACCAGAAGATGCAAAAACACAGATTATCAATCAAGCAGTGGAGCGTAAGCTTTTGATAGAGCAAGCCAAAAAAGACAAAATTCAAAGCTCTAAAGAATACAAAGATGCCCTTGTGGCTATGGAAGAGGAACTAACTCTTGAGGTTTGGACACGCAAACAAATAGAAAAAATCAAAGTTACAGATTCTGAAATTACACAATTTTATAATCAAAACAAAACCAAGTTTGTTCAACCTGAAATGGTAAAAGCAAGCCATATTTTAGTGGCTAGCGAAAATGACGCAAAAGCAATCATTGCAGAGCTTAAAAAAGCAGGCAAGAATACAAGTGCGCGCTTTAATGAAATTATTAGAGAAAAAATGCAAAATGGTTCCGCAAAAGATGGAGGGAATCTAGGATATTTTGCCAAAAATCAAATGGTGCCAGAATTTGCTAACGCAGCCTTTAAACTTAATAAAGGCACTTATACTGCAACACCAGTTAAAACACAATTCGGTTATCATGTGATTTATGTAGAAGATAAAAAATCTTCTGGCACATTGTCGCTTAATGATATAAAAGGGCAAATTGAGCAGAATCTAAAGATTAAAAAATTACAAGAAAATATCAAAAAAGAGGGCGAATCCTTACGAAAAAAAGCAAAAGTTGAGATTTTTAAATAA
- a CDS encoding TonB-dependent receptor domain-containing protein — protein MRKIFLISAGILISQGSLFSKTEQFVLGDSVVSASGFEQDIKEAPASISVIPAEEIINRPIRDLGDIVQEVPGVSTTISKTGGTTIQMRGMSSKYTLILIDGKRVNMDAGFDGNGFDSTSGFIPPASMIERVEVIRGPSSLIYGSDAMGGVINIITKKNPSELSGTIALETRLQEHHDTWGNTYGVNGNLFVPINEQFSANLRGKVYYGEGNYFYQKDIPGYLPTSTNPYTSHSPTGYRNISGGGRLNYLLDAQNSFYADFDYGFQRMGSLNTSSAQVTAVREYHRYNAILNHDGSYDWGSINNYIQYLNTQKIPHKDVNLGASAGTPDRTRLVDDSNIILSSSLKKDYDFGDKGALILTAGPYYKYERLFNRDTKFDKDSNQFALFGEGEYFFNEYVSTTAGLRVNYDDFYKEFFNPRFYVNTYPTEWLTLKTGISSGLRLPELATRYDGLYDVSSSRAGGDIASYGNKDLEAEESWNYELSGIVELPLATFTITGFYTDLKKAISTQNYLNGTMLPSGYGVCGYDSCNIYENIDKAVVSGVEVSLKSKALLTSVIPNGIYADFNYALTETEKKSGADKGSDLNDVPRHNLSAKLSYKQSKWDTYVRYVGKLKTPTTNAHTANIGPGAYYKDMHTVDLGANYHFNKKWTLGAVINNLLDEDFVDYVTYQGARGLSYTNNYQRMIPGRNLWLTLRAEF, from the coding sequence ATGCGTAAAATTTTTTTAATTTCAGCTGGAATATTAATCAGCCAAGGAAGTTTATTTTCAAAGACAGAGCAGTTTGTTTTAGGGGATTCTGTCGTGAGTGCCTCTGGATTTGAACAAGATATTAAAGAAGCTCCTGCGAGCATTTCTGTGATTCCTGCAGAAGAGATTATAAATCGTCCTATTAGGGATTTGGGAGACATTGTGCAGGAGGTTCCGGGTGTTTCTACGACAATCAGCAAAACAGGGGGTACAACAATCCAAATGCGCGGTATGTCGTCTAAATATACTTTGATTTTGATAGATGGCAAACGCGTGAATATGGACGCGGGTTTTGATGGTAATGGTTTTGATTCTACAAGTGGATTTATTCCGCCTGCAAGTATGATTGAACGCGTAGAGGTGATTCGCGGTCCTTCATCTCTTATCTATGGAAGCGATGCAATGGGTGGGGTGATTAATATTATCACCAAAAAGAATCCAAGTGAGTTAAGTGGAACGATTGCGCTTGAAACAAGATTGCAAGAGCATCACGATACTTGGGGGAATACCTATGGAGTTAATGGTAATCTTTTTGTGCCTATCAATGAACAATTTTCTGCAAACCTTAGAGGTAAAGTGTATTATGGCGAAGGAAATTATTTCTATCAAAAAGATATTCCCGGGTATTTACCCACTAGCACGAATCCTTACACAAGCCATTCCCCAACAGGTTATCGTAATATTTCAGGCGGTGGGCGCTTAAACTATCTTTTAGATGCACAAAATAGTTTTTATGCGGATTTTGATTACGGATTTCAACGAATGGGTAGCTTAAATACTTCTTCCGCACAAGTTACAGCCGTGAGGGAATATCATCGCTATAATGCGATTTTAAACCACGATGGAAGCTACGATTGGGGTTCTATTAATAACTATATCCAATATCTCAACACACAAAAAATTCCACATAAAGATGTGAATTTAGGAGCAAGTGCAGGCACTCCAGATAGAACAAGACTGGTTGATGATTCTAATATTATTTTAAGCTCTTCTTTGAAAAAGGATTATGATTTTGGTGATAAAGGTGCTTTGATTTTAACTGCGGGACCTTATTATAAATACGAAAGACTTTTTAATCGTGATACGAAGTTTGATAAGGATTCCAATCAGTTTGCGCTATTTGGTGAGGGGGAATATTTCTTTAATGAGTATGTTTCTACCACTGCGGGATTGCGGGTGAATTATGATGATTTTTACAAAGAGTTTTTCAATCCAAGATTCTATGTTAATACTTATCCGACAGAGTGGCTTACCTTAAAGACTGGAATCTCTAGTGGATTGAGGCTTCCAGAGCTTGCCACACGTTATGATGGGTTATATGATGTGAGTAGCAGTAGAGCAGGTGGAGATATTGCCTCATATGGAAACAAGGATTTGGAAGCAGAGGAGAGTTGGAATTATGAGTTAAGTGGAATCGTAGAGTTGCCTTTGGCAACTTTTACGATTACAGGATTCTACACAGACTTAAAAAAGGCAATTAGCACGCAAAATTATTTAAATGGCACAATGTTGCCAAGCGGATATGGAGTGTGTGGATACGATTCGTGTAATATTTATGAAAACATAGACAAAGCAGTAGTTTCGGGTGTAGAGGTTTCATTGAAAAGCAAAGCACTTTTGACCTCTGTGATTCCTAATGGAATCTATGCGGATTTTAACTATGCTTTAACAGAAACAGAAAAAAAGAGCGGGGCGGACAAAGGGAGTGATTTAAACGATGTGCCAAGACATAATCTCTCCGCAAAACTCTCCTACAAACAAAGCAAATGGGATACTTATGTGCGCTATGTTGGAAAGCTAAAAACTCCAACGACGAATGCACACACTGCAAATATTGGTCCGGGAGCGTATTATAAAGATATGCATACGGTAGATTTGGGAGCAAATTATCATTTTAATAAAAAATGGACTTTGGGAGCAGTGATTAACAACTTACTAGATGAAGACTTTGTGGATTATGTAACCTATCAAGGTGCGAGAGGATTGTCTTATACGAATAATTATCAAAGAATGATTCCAGGTAGGAATCTTTGGCTTACTTTGCGCGCAGAATTTTAA
- the exbD gene encoding TonB system transport protein ExbD, translating to MLKIQHSEGLNIVPFIDVILVLLAMVLSISTFIAHGEIKIELPKSDSSMQSSNDSNKIQILINAQDVYYLEDKETTLEEIQKRINTLDKQTIVELKSDKNATFNSFVQIIDILRTNHHENFQIITEKNQ from the coding sequence ATGTTAAAAATTCAACATTCAGAGGGACTAAATATTGTTCCTTTTATTGATGTCATTTTAGTTTTACTTGCAATGGTGTTGAGCATTTCTACCTTTATTGCGCACGGAGAGATAAAAATAGAATTGCCTAAATCTGATTCAAGTATGCAATCTTCTAATGATTCCAACAAAATCCAAATCCTTATTAACGCACAAGATGTTTATTACTTGGAAGACAAAGAAACCACACTTGAGGAGATTCAAAAAAGAATTAATACTTTGGATAAACAAACAATTGTGGAACTCAAAAGTGATAAAAATGCAACTTTTAATAGTTTTGTGCAAATCATTGATATTTTAAGAACAAATCATCACGAGAATTTTCAAATCATTACCGAGAAAAACCAATGA
- a CDS encoding ammonia-forming cytochrome c nitrite reductase subunit c552, translated as MQKKSPLMPILVVIVLIVISGMLWLNSDISKKQAESTGGLSSKGFVEMSDENPTFDYWGKNFPDYLDMYLTVEKQAPISTEFGGNLAYSKLIRYPQLTILWAGYPFSIDANEERGHFWIQVDQMDTARNNKDFLNAHGFAGFGGQPTACMNCHSGWSPWLLKNVGIGNTPEEKWISFNSTKYWTMIKNVPAVNGIEPNSEAHSGPHGGKRMGVTCADCHNPNDMQLRLTRQAAINALVSRGYEKDPVTGIKASRDEMRTLVCSQCHVEYYFKPTGTKVKVMGESIANDSTQKWWNGTQKTYDEFDSWRNGNEPTEIEVAGLELVFPWSAWKKNEPFRIEMFDEHYEKVRDIFAQDWQHKITKAPMLKIQHPETELFSGGVHAANGVSCADCHMPYKRKGAKKMTEHNITSPLQDINAACKTCHTQSEEYLKAQIFDIQKSIAFDLRSAEYATVSLIEDIKVMREKLGALPAFQTDGKVDDKKISAALKEPLELHRKGQMRGDFVGAENSTGFHNPREASRMLLQAVEMARMGQTKLVEIANANGIKDFKTSNLGFEEIQKYNPGEIIYKVDLNGHKAGERYYKHEEINGPAPKELMELDKNNKPYNYKVIDSKTSAY; from the coding sequence ATGCAAAAAAAATCGCCTTTAATGCCAATTTTGGTGGTGATTGTTTTAATTGTGATTTCTGGAATGCTTTGGCTAAACTCTGATATTAGCAAGAAACAAGCAGAAAGCACAGGTGGGCTAAGCTCTAAGGGCTTTGTAGAGATGAGTGATGAAAATCCAACTTTTGACTATTGGGGCAAGAATTTTCCGGATTATTTGGATATGTATTTGACGGTAGAAAAGCAAGCTCCTATTTCAACAGAATTTGGTGGGAATTTGGCGTATTCTAAATTGATTCGTTATCCACAGCTTACGATTCTTTGGGCGGGCTATCCTTTTAGCATTGACGCAAATGAGGAGAGAGGGCATTTTTGGATTCAAGTAGATCAAATGGATACAGCAAGAAATAATAAAGATTTTCTAAATGCACATGGCTTTGCAGGATTTGGCGGACAACCTACGGCTTGCATGAATTGTCATAGTGGTTGGAGCCCTTGGTTACTTAAAAATGTTGGAATCGGAAATACCCCAGAGGAAAAATGGATTTCTTTTAACTCTACGAAATATTGGACGATGATTAAAAATGTCCCAGCAGTCAATGGAATTGAGCCAAACTCTGAAGCACATAGCGGACCGCATGGCGGTAAAAGAATGGGGGTAACTTGTGCGGATTGTCATAATCCAAATGATATGCAGTTGCGTTTAACGCGTCAGGCTGCAATTAATGCACTTGTAAGTCGTGGTTATGAAAAAGACCCTGTAACAGGAATCAAAGCAAGTCGCGATGAAATGCGCACACTCGTTTGCTCACAATGCCACGTAGAATATTACTTTAAACCAACAGGCACAAAAGTTAAGGTGATGGGAGAATCTATTGCGAATGATTCTACACAAAAGTGGTGGAATGGCACACAAAAAACTTATGATGAGTTTGATTCTTGGAGAAATGGCAACGAGCCCACTGAAATTGAAGTTGCAGGCTTAGAATTGGTATTTCCTTGGAGTGCTTGGAAGAAAAATGAGCCTTTTAGAATTGAAATGTTTGATGAGCATTATGAAAAAGTGCGTGATATTTTTGCCCAAGATTGGCAACATAAAATCACTAAAGCCCCGATGTTAAAAATCCAACACCCAGAGACAGAGCTTTTTAGCGGTGGTGTCCATGCAGCAAATGGCGTAAGTTGTGCGGATTGTCATATGCCCTATAAGCGCAAAGGAGCGAAGAAAATGACAGAACACAATATCACCTCTCCATTGCAAGATATTAACGCTGCGTGCAAAACTTGCCATACACAAAGCGAAGAGTATTTAAAAGCGCAAATTTTTGATATTCAAAAATCCATTGCATTTGATTTAAGAAGTGCAGAATATGCAACGGTTAGTTTAATTGAAGACATTAAAGTTATGCGTGAGAAACTTGGTGCATTGCCTGCTTTTCAAACGGATGGCAAAGTAGATGATAAAAAGATTTCTGCGGCTTTAAAAGAGCCATTAGAGCTTCATCGCAAAGGACAAATGAGAGGCGACTTCGTGGGTGCGGAAAACTCCACAGGATTCCACAATCCAAGAGAGGCAAGTAGAATGTTACTTCAAGCAGTTGAAATGGCTAGAATGGGGCAAACAAAACTTGTTGAAATCGCAAATGCAAATGGAATCAAAGATTTTAAAACCTCTAATTTAGGTTTCGAGGAGATTCAAAAGTATAATCCGGGTGAGATTATTTATAAAGTGGATTTGAATGGACATAAAGCAGGAGAACGTTATTATAAACACGAAGAAATCAATGGTCCAGCTCCAAAAGAATTAATGGAATTGGATAAAAATAACAAACCTTATAACTATAAGGTAATTGATTCTAAAACTTCTGCGTATTAA